The following proteins come from a genomic window of Diadema setosum chromosome 20, eeDiaSeto1, whole genome shotgun sequence:
- the LOC140244123 gene encoding ATP synthase subunit beta, mitochondrial codes for MFSRVARTCFSAVKAAKTQYSHSVLTQTSRTWLPTATCNRRTYAAEPKAAASSPRGRVVAVIGAVVDVQFDDDLPPILNALEVQGRTSRLVLEVAQHLGESTVRTIAMDGTEGLVRGQACVDTGSPISIPVGPETLGRIINVIGEPIDERGPIPTERRAAIHAEAPEFVEMSVAQEILVTGIKVVDLLAPYAKGGKIGLFGGAGVGKTVLIMELINNVAKAHGGYSVFAGVGERTREGNDLYHEMIEGGVISLKDDTSKVALVYGQMNEPPGARARVALTGLTVAEYFRDQEGQDVLLFIDNIFRFTQAGSEVSALLGRIPSAVGYQPTLATDMGTMQERITTTKKGSITSVQAIYVPADDLTDPAPATTFAHLDATTVLSRGIAELGIYPAVDPLDSTSRIMDPNVVGERHYAIARGVQKILQDNKTLQDIIAILGMDELSEDDKLTVARARKIQRFLSQPFQVAEVFTGSPGKLVTLEETIKGFEMIIGGELDHLPEVAFYMVGNIDEVSEKATRLAEEQS; via the exons ATGTTTAGCAGGGTGGCAAGAACGTGTTTTTCGGCTGTAAAAGCCGCCAAAACACAATATTCACATTCAGTCTTAACACAGACGAGTAGAACATGGCTACCTACCGCAACATGTAACA GAAGAACATATGCTGCTGAGCCCAAGGCAGCGGCATCATCTCCCAGGGGAAGAGTCGTTGCTGTCATTGGTGCTGTGGTCGACGTCCAGTTCGATGATGATCTCCCTCCCATCCTCAATGCCCTGGAAGTCCAGGGCAGGACAAGCAGATTAGTTCTCGAAGTTGCACAGCATCTTG GTGAGAGCACAGTGAGGACCATTGCCATGGACGGTACCGAGGGTCTGGTCCGAGGCCAGGCTTGCGTCGATACAGGCAGCCCCATCAGCATCCCCGTCGGCCCCGAGACGCTGGGACGCATCATCAACGTCATTGGTGAACCCATTGACGAGAGAGGACCAATCCCAACAGAGAG GAGAGCAGCTATCCACGCAGAAGCCCCAGAGTTTGTTGAGATGAGTGTAGCACAGGAAATCCTCGTCACGGGAATCAAGGTCGTCGATTTACTCGCCCCCTACGCCAAGGGAGGAAAGATCG GGCTCTTCGGTGGCGCTGGAGTCGGAAAGACTGTACTGATCATGGAACTGATCAACAATGTGGCTAAGGCCCATGGAGGTTACTCCGTGTTTGCTGGTGTTGGCGAGCGAACCCGCGAGGGCAACGATCTGTACCACGAGATGATTGAAGGAGGTGTCATCTCCCTCAAGGATGACACATCAAAG GTGGCGCTTGTGTACGGTCAGATGAACGAGCCCCCCGGTGCCCGTGCCCGTGTTGCCTTGACCGGACTGACCGTTGCCGAGTACTTCCGTGACCAGGAGGGACAGGATGTGTTGCTCTTCATTGACAACATCTTCCGCTTCACCCAGGCTGGTTCAGAG GTGTCTGCCCTGCTGGGTCGTATCCCCTCTGCCGTGGGTTACCAGCCCACTCTGGCCACTGACATGGGTACCATGCAGGAACGTATCACTACCACCAAGAAGGGATCCATCACATCTGTGCAG GCCATCTATGTGCCCGCTGACGATCTGACTGATCCTGCTCCAGCCACCACCTTCGCTCACTTGGACGCCACCACCGTGCTGTCCCGTGGTATTGCTGAGCTGGGAATCTACCCCGCTGTCGACCCTCTTGACTCTACCTCCCGTATCATGGACCCCAACGTGGTCGGAGAGCGCCATTATGCCATCGCTCGTGGTGTGCAGAAGATCTTGCAG GACAACAAGACCCTGCAGGACATCATTGCCATCCTGGGTATGGACGAGTTGTCCGAGGACGACAAGCTGACTGTGGCCCGCGCCAGGAAGATCCAGCGCTTCCTGTCCCAGCCCTTCCAGGTGGCCGAGGTGTTCACGGGCAGCCCCGGCAAGCTGGTCACCCTGGAGGAGACCATCAAGGGATTCGAGATGATCATCGGTG GTGAGCTGGACCATCTACCCGAGGTCGCTTTCTACATGGTAGGCAACATCGACGAGGTTTCCGAGAAGGCCACCAGGCTAGCCGAAGAACAGTCCTAA